The following proteins come from a genomic window of Paucimonas lemoignei:
- the mcp4_1 gene encoding histidine kinase, HAMP region: chemotaxis sensory transducer, producing MRLRNINLAPRATLFFSAIILLVVVLGVIAILQMGKLRDTEKDVELNWLPSIRQTAMMNSTVLRVRLETQRAVADPQTVQQTIVKFPAYRKAMKDAVYNYETLIASDQERQLFLAVKKSYDDYASQLDLLEPLLKAGDTASIVKLVATGIRPLTNQMETQVEELTQFNNKGAALAGVQATQVYDSGLYIVIGLIIFVALLTLCLATLLTKTITSPIGSALSVAERIASSDLTKEVEVSGTDEAGRLLSALATMQQNLRSTIMQIADSSSQLAAASEEMTAVTEQSSLGLVSQNDEVNQAATAVTEMSAAVDEVARNAESASEESRKGQGYTEVGLERVSQTLKSIEKLSSNVRDTSEQITGLSNRAQNISKVVEVIRAIAEQTNLLALNAAIEAARAGEQGRGFAVVADEVRALAHRTQVSTQEIEQMIQAIQNDSDQAVKAMATSRELAAESLSVAGDASSSLDQIATAITGINERNILIATASEEQAHVAREVDRNLVSIRELASQSSAGASQTASACNEMSKLAVSLNQLVNRFKV from the coding sequence ATGCGGCTCAGAAATATAAACCTCGCTCCACGCGCCACCTTGTTTTTTTCGGCCATCATTTTGCTGGTCGTGGTCTTGGGCGTCATCGCCATACTGCAGATGGGCAAGCTTCGCGATACGGAAAAGGATGTCGAACTGAATTGGCTACCCAGTATTCGGCAAACCGCGATGATGAACTCCACCGTCCTTCGCGTCCGGTTGGAGACCCAGCGGGCCGTTGCCGATCCTCAAACCGTTCAGCAGACCATCGTCAAATTTCCTGCCTACCGGAAAGCCATGAAGGATGCGGTCTATAACTATGAGACCCTCATTGCGAGTGACCAGGAGCGACAGTTGTTCTTGGCCGTGAAAAAGTCCTACGACGATTACGCAAGCCAACTGGATCTGCTGGAACCTTTGTTGAAGGCAGGCGACACCGCTTCGATTGTCAAACTCGTCGCTACCGGTATACGTCCCCTCACGAACCAAATGGAAACTCAGGTCGAGGAATTAACACAATTCAATAACAAAGGCGCTGCGCTTGCCGGTGTTCAAGCGACGCAAGTTTATGATTCAGGTCTTTACATCGTCATCGGCCTGATTATCTTCGTCGCGCTCCTGACTCTTTGTTTGGCAACTCTTCTAACCAAAACGATTACGTCGCCCATCGGGAGCGCCCTTAGCGTCGCCGAACGCATTGCCTCAAGCGATCTGACGAAGGAGGTTGAGGTAAGCGGTACCGACGAGGCAGGCAGGCTTTTGAGCGCGTTGGCCACGATGCAGCAGAACCTTCGAAGCACGATCATGCAGATCGCTGACTCCTCATCCCAACTGGCTGCCGCCTCGGAAGAAATGACCGCGGTGACTGAGCAATCCAGCCTTGGCCTGGTGTCGCAGAATGATGAAGTAAATCAGGCTGCAACTGCTGTCACCGAGATGAGCGCTGCAGTGGACGAGGTAGCACGCAATGCCGAATCAGCTTCCGAAGAGTCCAGGAAAGGTCAGGGCTATACGGAGGTTGGTTTGGAGCGTGTATCGCAGACGCTTAAGTCCATCGAAAAGCTGTCGAGCAACGTGCGCGACACCAGCGAGCAGATCACTGGCTTGTCCAATCGTGCACAGAACATTTCCAAAGTGGTTGAGGTGATCAGAGCCATTGCTGAGCAGACCAATCTGCTTGCGCTCAATGCCGCGATCGAGGCCGCTAGGGCGGGTGAACAAGGCCGAGGCTTCGCAGTCGTTGCTGACGAAGTTCGAGCCCTCGCTCACCGCACGCAAGTGTCTACGCAAGAAATTGAGCAGATGATTCAGGCCATTCAGAACGATTCTGACCAGGCCGTGAAGGCGATGGCCACCAGCAGAGAACTGGCTGCAGAATCCCTAAGCGTCGCAGGCGATGCCAGCAGTTCGCTTGACCAGATCGCGACAGCTATTACGGGCATCAACGAGCGTAACATTCTCATCGCCACCGCTTCGGAAGAACAGGCGCACGTCGCCCGGGAAGTCGATCGCAATCTGGTTAGCATTCGCGAGCTGGCCTCCCAAAGTTCTGCAGGTGCAAGCCAGACTGCAAGCGCTTGCAACGAGATGTCGAAGCTTGCGGTTAGTCTGAATCAGCTGGTCAATCGTTTCAAGGTTTAA
- the cya_1 gene encoding calcium binding hemolysin protein yields MASVESVTNSIKVINQLVGDHMVTKGADGFGVLKTLNGTDGPQDGYDAAKVGVTALDYGLKIAEMAGRNIPGPVTGSVNFAKAVLDGRKIAVDYSAGKDVKLNDVYSFGGDVTALGSNLTASAGPLGALAAAVLSLTSIGFGVAALHADVTKQTISNEAIQQYLDGLEDGGESLLDSIGDFTAETIGSFLAQLFDLFDPDVAEEVIKETQEAYHNIELLTSPIVLDLDGDGVETTASNGKSFFDHDANRFAELTGWVGHDDGLLVRDLNGNGLIDDGTELFGNHTLLTTGVSAENGFQALSEMDSNNDSSIDSFDAEFNSLGVWKDGNGDGIVQAGELKSLSAVGVGSLSLSYAQSDKVDAQGNHHKQLGSYVTVDGSVREMHDVWFDVNNARTVDKDLVSITEQVALLPEVKGMGNVYDLSQAMMRDESGVLRQLVSDFKSEGLANRRDVLVDQIILKWSGVDGVAKDSRAADYMYGNAIGDARILAALEKLLGEDYVGTWCWGEKSPNPHLPAAVKLLQLYDIVHEAIKGQLLLQTHLGDDLSNLVIVISPVDGTVSWDISNLVSSFEAKFQADPGKALSEINDLGSGLNAAGSFGVDILNQFKVTPSSHAELQEAFENIGKRDVNFSDSYNGNILKVAPEGVSVLFGVSGNEQFVGSNGETTYMFEAGNGQDHIVNYDTDVVGTNLDTIIFGSSVLSGEVVFSRDNYDLIISVGNGIDTIQVYSFFEPGSWYNEKSAIDLVKFSDGTFYTAFDISQYVMSHEIPTGIRGTSGDDILEGTSADEKIDMGKGNDIYHFSSNGGTDHLINFDSTPNRVDSVALSGDYTTANTKITRSGLNLEISSDFSTSKLVVFNFFYEELLGNYKIDNLLFQSGETWDLLEIYRQASHTTEGDDEIHGASWDEILLGKGGRDLLWGNGGDDVLDGGTGNDSLIGGVGSDTYWFGLGYGNDEIWERGVSGEQNVIKFHSDITPADIHLTSYREDLIVESIGTTDSLQITGFLYREQDSTSLINTVGLFQFADGTTWDVDKVLQMLQGGSSYNDVIYGGDEDNVFYGQAGNDVLVGRGGDDILHGGDGNDQIVGDSGNDILRGGAGDDWLQDGAGDDDLDGGYGNDRYEDSSGLNTYYLYDNSGTDTIVYLNDTNPRIKVDGDLTEVTFGKDSAGKDLVISLGSGNNAQLIISYFFASYVGTGFTLFNDFLEITYSRDDIIAVLPVGTENSDHIEGTSLNDVLNGLGGNDVINGLAGDDIISGGTGDDTLSGGEGNNTYHYAFGDGVDTIRLDGSTDKLILGAGITRDSTNFYRLEDDLYMVFSNSADKQIFVPGFFSSHGKKFADITYIDGQIILGSDVEGLSEPYPQPDQGSGLPWAGYAEDMVILGTVGDDIVAGGPGNEFFGGSGTDRISGGAGNDHYLYIQGKMEISEGGGELDVLTFYGVSWARVSQGVARWDNDLVFNLDGDTVNQVIVKDYFLGGENIVEAIRFSGGELLTPDLVLELLSTSFNAPLSQFSNSVVDSPNINSNLTGTFANDLIQGFNGNDILFGGGGNDRLEGGNGNDSLFGGEGNDTLVGGRGDDLYLFALGDGVDRIINKGGGYDTLHFSGLTISQVNGGLQKTGNDLTFNVAGGSESITVVDWFLGGDSYVDRITFEDGQVTGEQIFSSLGLTSSGSFTPDYGYLPEDRLFHVKISGTDGDDNIYSSSFSDFIDAGAGSDFIVSGKGDDYIIGGNGNDTYYMVSDFGNDVINNISGTSNDTDSLFFQVSAKNLWFSKTGDDLLITALNSSNSVTVQDWYGSSSAQIDTFTASGAKLDATSVENLVSSMAVYGSPVSGRIQLTGQQQNEVDSIIASSWNFVQVPNVPL; encoded by the coding sequence ATGGCATCAGTTGAGTCAGTAACTAACTCTATAAAAGTTATAAATCAGCTTGTTGGCGACCATATGGTTACAAAAGGAGCCGATGGATTTGGTGTTTTGAAAACATTAAACGGAACCGACGGCCCCCAAGATGGTTATGACGCAGCCAAAGTTGGAGTCACAGCACTTGACTACGGACTGAAGATTGCCGAGATGGCAGGTCGAAACATTCCAGGTCCGGTCACTGGTTCTGTAAACTTTGCGAAAGCTGTGTTGGATGGAAGAAAAATTGCGGTTGATTATAGCGCAGGTAAGGATGTAAAGCTTAACGATGTTTATAGTTTTGGGGGCGACGTAACAGCATTAGGTTCGAATCTGACAGCGTCAGCTGGTCCTCTTGGTGCATTAGCTGCAGCGGTACTGAGCCTGACTTCAATTGGCTTCGGGGTTGCTGCATTGCACGCAGACGTAACAAAACAAACTATTTCAAACGAGGCAATTCAACAGTACTTGGATGGACTTGAAGATGGCGGGGAAAGCCTCTTAGACTCAATTGGAGATTTTACCGCTGAAACGATTGGTAGTTTCTTAGCGCAACTATTTGACCTCTTCGATCCAGATGTCGCCGAGGAAGTCATTAAGGAAACTCAAGAGGCTTACCATAATATTGAGCTGCTCACAAGCCCTATTGTATTGGATTTGGATGGTGATGGGGTCGAAACCACGGCTTCGAATGGCAAATCATTTTTCGATCATGATGCTAATAGGTTTGCTGAGTTGACTGGATGGGTTGGTCATGATGACGGACTTTTGGTCCGCGATTTGAATGGCAATGGTTTGATTGACGATGGTACGGAATTATTTGGTAATCATACACTGTTGACCACAGGTGTTTCAGCGGAGAACGGGTTTCAAGCTCTATCAGAAATGGATTCAAATAACGATAGCTCCATCGATAGTTTCGATGCTGAGTTTAACTCGTTAGGGGTTTGGAAAGATGGAAATGGAGATGGGATCGTCCAAGCAGGAGAGCTAAAATCTCTATCGGCAGTGGGCGTAGGGTCTTTAAGTTTATCATATGCCCAGAGTGATAAAGTTGACGCTCAGGGCAATCACCATAAGCAACTAGGTTCGTATGTTACAGTCGATGGTTCTGTTAGAGAAATGCATGACGTTTGGTTTGACGTAAATAACGCAAGGACCGTTGATAAGGATTTAGTAAGCATTACAGAGCAAGTTGCTTTGCTTCCGGAGGTCAAGGGCATGGGTAATGTCTACGACCTAAGTCAAGCAATGATGAGAGACGAAAGCGGCGTCCTTCGACAACTTGTCTCGGATTTTAAGAGTGAGGGCCTTGCTAACCGCAGAGATGTATTGGTAGACCAAATAATATTGAAGTGGAGCGGTGTAGATGGCGTCGCTAAGGATAGTCGCGCGGCGGATTACATGTACGGCAACGCAATTGGTGATGCCAGAATATTAGCTGCCTTGGAAAAACTCCTGGGTGAAGACTACGTAGGTACTTGGTGCTGGGGAGAAAAAAGCCCAAACCCTCATCTTCCTGCCGCAGTCAAACTATTACAGCTTTACGATATTGTTCATGAAGCGATTAAGGGGCAATTGTTGCTTCAAACACACCTTGGTGATGATCTGAGTAACCTGGTTATCGTAATATCACCGGTCGATGGTACTGTGAGTTGGGATATTTCAAATCTTGTATCGTCGTTTGAAGCGAAATTTCAAGCCGACCCTGGTAAGGCTTTGAGCGAAATTAATGATCTAGGATCTGGTCTGAATGCGGCGGGTAGTTTTGGCGTTGATATTTTAAACCAGTTCAAGGTTACCCCAAGTTCTCATGCTGAGCTGCAGGAAGCGTTTGAAAATATAGGAAAGCGGGACGTTAACTTCAGCGATTCTTATAATGGAAATATATTGAAGGTCGCGCCTGAAGGAGTATCGGTTTTATTTGGTGTGTCCGGCAATGAGCAGTTTGTAGGAAGTAACGGTGAAACGACATATATGTTTGAAGCCGGAAATGGGCAGGACCATATTGTTAATTATGACACTGATGTAGTAGGTACGAATCTCGATACCATTATTTTTGGTTCAAGTGTATTAAGCGGTGAGGTGGTCTTTTCTAGGGATAATTACGATTTAATAATCTCCGTGGGCAATGGTATTGATACTATTCAGGTCTATAGTTTTTTTGAACCTGGCTCATGGTATAACGAAAAGTCAGCGATCGACTTAGTTAAGTTTTCCGACGGAACTTTTTATACTGCCTTTGATATTTCGCAATATGTGATGAGTCATGAAATACCCACCGGCATCCGTGGTACATCTGGTGATGATATTTTGGAAGGGACGAGTGCAGACGAAAAAATAGATATGGGGAAAGGAAATGATATATATCATTTCAGCTCTAATGGCGGCACGGATCATTTAATTAACTTTGATAGTACTCCCAATAGAGTCGATAGCGTAGCACTCTCCGGCGACTATACCACTGCTAACACAAAAATAACACGTTCGGGATTGAATCTTGAAATTTCGTCCGATTTCTCCACGTCGAAACTCGTTGTGTTTAACTTTTTTTACGAGGAGCTGTTAGGGAACTATAAGATTGATAATCTGCTCTTTCAGTCTGGTGAAACTTGGGATCTCCTCGAGATATACAGGCAGGCCTCCCATACGACTGAAGGGGATGATGAAATTCATGGTGCTAGTTGGGATGAAATTCTGCTTGGAAAAGGCGGACGAGATCTTCTCTGGGGCAACGGTGGTGATGATGTTCTAGACGGCGGCACCGGGAACGACAGTTTAATAGGAGGAGTTGGTTCAGATACTTATTGGTTCGGTCTCGGCTACGGTAACGATGAAATTTGGGAGCGAGGGGTGTCTGGTGAGCAAAACGTCATTAAATTTCATAGTGATATAACCCCTGCCGACATTCATTTGACTAGTTATAGAGAAGATCTGATTGTTGAAAGTATTGGCACAACTGATTCTCTACAGATCACTGGGTTCCTATATAGAGAACAGGACAGTACTTCATTAATTAATACTGTCGGATTATTTCAATTTGCCGATGGCACCACGTGGGACGTTGATAAAGTCCTGCAGATGCTTCAAGGCGGAAGTAGCTACAATGATGTAATTTATGGTGGCGATGAAGATAATGTCTTTTATGGCCAGGCTGGTAATGACGTATTGGTTGGCCGCGGTGGCGATGATATTTTGCATGGTGGGGATGGGAATGATCAGATTGTCGGCGACTCCGGTAATGATATCCTTCGGGGGGGAGCAGGGGATGACTGGCTTCAAGATGGCGCCGGCGACGACGATCTCGATGGCGGTTATGGGAATGATCGATACGAAGACTCTAGCGGTTTAAATACCTATTATTTGTATGATAATTCCGGTACTGACACTATCGTATATCTTAACGACACCAATCCTAGAATAAAAGTCGATGGTGATCTTACTGAAGTGACCTTTGGAAAGGACAGCGCCGGGAAAGATTTGGTTATATCTTTAGGCTCTGGCAACAATGCGCAGCTCATAATTTCTTATTTCTTTGCCTCTTATGTTGGTACCGGGTTCACATTATTCAATGATTTTTTAGAGATTACATATAGTCGTGATGATATAATCGCAGTTTTACCAGTAGGTACTGAAAATAGTGATCATATAGAGGGCACTTCTCTTAACGATGTTTTAAATGGTTTGGGTGGTAATGATGTAATCAATGGCCTTGCTGGAGATGACATAATTTCAGGAGGAACTGGCGATGATACGCTCTCTGGTGGCGAAGGTAATAATACTTACCACTACGCTTTCGGAGATGGTGTCGACACCATTAGGTTGGATGGATCGACTGATAAGTTGATTTTAGGTGCGGGAATTACTCGTGATTCGACTAATTTCTATCGCTTGGAAGACGATCTATACATGGTCTTCAGTAACTCTGCTGACAAACAAATATTTGTGCCTGGCTTTTTTTCCAGTCATGGTAAGAAATTTGCGGATATTACGTACATCGATGGTCAAATTATCTTAGGGTCGGATGTAGAAGGCCTTTCAGAGCCTTATCCACAACCAGATCAAGGTTCTGGATTACCATGGGCTGGATATGCTGAGGATATGGTTATTCTGGGAACAGTTGGTGATGACATTGTAGCCGGCGGACCTGGTAATGAATTTTTTGGCGGCAGTGGCACAGATCGAATTTCAGGTGGCGCTGGGAATGACCATTATTTATATATCCAAGGAAAAATGGAAATAAGCGAGGGAGGCGGCGAGCTAGACGTTCTTACATTTTATGGTGTTTCGTGGGCAAGAGTATCTCAAGGTGTGGCTCGCTGGGATAATGATTTAGTATTCAACCTTGATGGTGATACAGTCAACCAAGTAATAGTCAAAGATTACTTTCTCGGAGGTGAAAATATCGTAGAAGCTATCCGCTTTAGTGGTGGAGAATTGTTAACCCCGGACTTAGTTCTGGAGCTTTTGAGCACGTCATTCAATGCACCGCTCAGCCAGTTTTCAAATTCTGTAGTCGACTCGCCGAATATTAATAGCAACCTTACTGGTACATTTGCCAACGATCTTATACAAGGTTTTAATGGGAATGACATTCTGTTTGGAGGCGGAGGAAATGACCGTCTTGAAGGTGGCAATGGCAACGACTCATTGTTTGGTGGTGAAGGCAATGACACGTTGGTAGGTGGGCGAGGTGATGACTTGTATTTGTTCGCTCTAGGTGACGGTGTTGATCGTATCATTAATAAGGGAGGTGGATATGATACTCTTCATTTTTCTGGACTAACTATTTCTCAAGTAAATGGTGGGCTTCAGAAAACAGGCAATGATTTAACCTTCAATGTAGCGGGTGGCAGTGAATCTATTACCGTAGTCGATTGGTTTTTAGGCGGTGATAGTTACGTAGACAGGATCACGTTCGAGGATGGGCAAGTTACGGGTGAGCAAATATTTTCATCCTTAGGTCTTACTTCTTCTGGAAGTTTTACACCCGACTACGGGTACTTGCCTGAGGATCGTTTGTTTCACGTTAAAATCAGTGGGACGGACGGTGATGATAATATATATAGTTCGTCTTTCTCTGATTTTATTGATGCCGGAGCAGGTTCTGATTTTATCGTATCTGGCAAAGGCGATGATTACATAATAGGTGGTAATGGCAACGATACTTACTATATGGTATCCGATTTTGGTAATGACGTTATAAACAATATCTCGGGTACGTCGAATGATACTGATTCGTTGTTTTTCCAGGTAAGCGCTAAAAATTTATGGTTTTCGAAGACTGGCGATGATCTGTTGATCACTGCATTGAACTCTTCGAACTCTGTGACTGTTCAGGACTGGTATGGTTCTTCAAGCGCACAGATCGACACATTTACTGCATCTGGTGCAAAACTTGATGCAACATCTGTGGAAAATCTAGTTAGCAGTATGGCTGTCTACGGCAGCCCGGTGTCTGGGAGAATACAGCTCACTGGACAGCAACAGAATGAGGTGGATTCTATAATCGCCTCTAGTTGGAATTTCGTTCAGGTCCCTAACGTACCACTGTAA
- a CDS encoding transposition helper protein, with protein MPNLMVVGASNSGKTTVISRFKDIAGESYVSDEGISIRPILCAEVHKPDERELYNAILTQFWAPHNPGAPLAKLRHQAMHLIRDARTRMLIIDEIHTVNNGSNARRMDLMNELKMLANTLRIPLVLVGTRNALSLLTLDPQYASRFEVVSLPNWTANAEFQGFLKSFESALPLKHPSKLYSPELTTLICAISDGITGNIEYLLRECAKEAIQSGSEVIDRRLLEKNQWMRPTGTDGTRVRVL; from the coding sequence ATGCCAAATCTAATGGTGGTAGGCGCGTCTAACTCGGGGAAGACCACGGTTATAAGTCGTTTCAAAGACATAGCAGGAGAGTCTTACGTTAGTGATGAGGGTATAAGCATTCGCCCGATCCTCTGCGCGGAAGTCCATAAGCCTGATGAAAGAGAGCTCTACAACGCTATCCTGACTCAGTTTTGGGCGCCTCATAACCCTGGTGCCCCGCTTGCCAAGCTTCGACATCAAGCCATGCACCTGATCCGCGATGCGCGCACGCGAATGCTCATCATCGACGAGATCCACACGGTGAATAACGGGTCGAATGCAAGGCGAATGGATTTGATGAACGAGTTGAAGATGCTCGCAAATACACTTCGGATACCCTTGGTTCTCGTAGGCACACGGAATGCGTTGAGCTTGCTGACACTTGACCCCCAGTATGCGAGCAGGTTTGAAGTCGTGTCGCTCCCTAACTGGACAGCGAACGCAGAGTTTCAAGGCTTTTTGAAGAGCTTTGAGTCCGCACTACCTCTAAAACATCCTTCGAAGCTATATTCGCCAGAGCTGACGACTTTAATATGCGCAATCTCCGACGGCATCACTGGCAACATTGAGTATTTGCTACGAGAGTGCGCAAAAGAAGCTATCCAGTCAGGCTCTGAAGTAATTGATCGGCGCCTGCTCGAGAAAAACCAATGGATGCGCCCAACAGGCACAGATGGCACCCGAGTGCGAGTCCTCTAG